The genome window ACCAATTTCATGTTATCTTGCAACACACGATATGCTCTCTTTTTTTTAGAATCAAATTATCGATTCATATAACGAATGTTGCTTTTTTTTTTCTCGTTGTAGTTGTGGGGTTTCACGCATTCTTCTCGATATCCTTAAAGTAGAATACAATCCATGGTTGAAGAAATTTTATACCTGGTTTCTTGTAAGTGTGTAATAGAGTGCTCTAGTTATTCCATTAATTGTCTTCTATAATATACCATTCTTGAACTTTAAGTATAGGCAGGATGTAGTACTTTatccaaaaaaaattatatgatttctattaatttatttaatgtTTTCACAAAGTTTCCAAGGCAtgggttatgtttttttttctttttgtgtgTGAAACCTTGTTTAAAAATGCTGCTATGTGGGTATTTTTGTGTGTACGGGTGTTCACAGTTTGATCAGCTGGTTTTGGTAAAGGTTTTGGGCCAAACACTAACTATGATTTATAGAAACGGCAAACGAAAGAAGCTGTTTCTGTCGACAGTTTAACAGTTTAGTTTTGGTGGTTTCATTCTTTTTTTCAAAGTTATTGTGTTAGAAGTAGTGGATGATGTGGCGCTCCTCTGTCGTGTCCAAAGTAGTGGATGATGTCCGCTCCTCTGTCGTGTCCAAAGTAGTGGATGATGTGGCGCATCCTTATTCGTCCAGATATGAGAATTTTAGCAGTGGCTGTCGGCCTGTCCTAGGAATATCTTGCAGGTCCAGCTGACGTTCGTCtactggtgacacgtgttgtcctttttgtctGGTGGAGCATCTTTGGAACCAAAAGATTTGGATAATAAAAATTAAAGTTTAGTATTTAACATTATACATCTGACTATTATAATTTCAAATTAGATAGATCCAAAATACAAACGCTAGTTCTATTGTGAACGGCTTTTTAACGAGAGTAGAGAAAAGTTTGGAAGGAAGTAGAGGTTAACGGTGTTTCAGAGGAAGTGGAAGGAAATAAAAGAAGTGTTCTTGAGAATTTTTTTTGGAAAGAAGAGAAGAGAACGGGAGTGGAAAGTTTAGAAGAGAAAAGAAAATGAGAGACAGGAAAGGAAATTGGAGTCTTTCTTTTGTCTTCTCTTCTTAAAGTAAACTCAGGAACAGATTAATAAATGTTAGGTCGATGTACTTGTTTTATAACTAGTTTGCCGTTCAATGATCCAAATTTGcagttcaaaaagaaaaaaaaaactagtttggTATGCATTTGTGGACCCCTTGGGAGTTGAGATGCTGAATTGTCTGGTTATGGTTGATCTGGGTTAAATCAGGTAATGTTAGACCGGGTGTTGGGTCTGGTACAGACCCCACGAAGTGTTGAGAACTTGGAGATACTATACTTTCGAGTCAAGGAAGGAGGTCACTAATTAAGTGTTGGAGACGTTGCTTTAGTGTCGAGAGGGAAGCAGGGTCGAAGGGAAAGAAGAAAAAAGACGCATGGCTTTGCCTTTATTCcaccttttcttttgtttttcccTCGAACTCTGCCTTGACACCAATGATGTTCGTAAGACACATAAATCTTTTTATTAGACCCTTGAGTATTGATCTTTGTTTTAACACTAGCCTGGTTCTAGTTTTAGCAAGTATATAGTAATTAAGTTTCATTACATATTTGATTTTAGTGTTTTTATATGTTTTGGTTGGTTTGTTTTTACACACTTGCATATGCTTATAATGTATCAATTTTCCAGATGCGGATATATAATtgttaaataaaacaaaaacaatatgtatgtatgtgtgttaaACAGAAGAAAAGCCATCGCGAAACCATCTCTATCCCTcctatatattatttttatactACCAATAATAATCAACTTAcgatatatatttaaaataaaaactaatagaTATTAATATGACGAGTCAGTTTTACCTATAAATTTGATTCTCGCATAATTAAAAAGTTCTAACAATCAATCTCATTAACATAAGATGCCGAAACATGTTAAAATGTTACTACACCTGAATAATACAAAACGACGAGCCCCAAAATAATCCAACACCAATAATGACAGAGAAGAACCGTCTTCAAGATTCTTGCTCCGTTGCACTATCCTCCCCAGGCAGCCCAAACAATCTAAGGTTTCGATCCATTGACCCGACTGCTATGTATTTTGCATCAGGACCAAATCTTACAGAGTTTATCTTACCTGCATTCCGATTTACATAAAATTTAAccaaaaataaattatataaaaaaatcattttcatgaGATTTATAccaaaaaaaaagaatataaccTGTGCCAGACAAATCAGGGAATGTTTTAATACAGTTCCATTCAGACTTCACACTTGCCACTTGATAAACTCTGCAACAAGAACACAGTAAAAAAAGTTATAGTTATGATTTTATGAATGTCAAAGTAATGTAACATTTAACTTTAGCAACTGTAACCAAGAATTACCTTATGTCTGAACCTCCGATCGCTAAGTAACTTCCACTATGATCAAATTCCACTGCAAATAAAACGAGAGTAGCATATACATATATTATAACGTCTTTAACCATTAACataaaaaatgattaaatgaACTATTATTATAGCAGCAGTGTAAGCAACTGAAATTAGAGGAGGCTAAAGTTACCAGATTGTGTAGGAGTATTCTCATCATACGGTGAAAAAGTCCTGAAGTTTCTCAGTTTACGAAGATCCCATAACTTAACACCATCTTGAGCAGCAGTCTGCCAAATTGACACACATATTTAATGCATACCCAGCTAAGCAGCAATTTCCATGAGGCCTTTTACAATTAGTACACTTACTGCAAGGAAGTAACCATTCTCTGAAAACGATATCGCAGTTACTGCCCCAACATGCCCATCAAACCTTGCAACATTtgcctgcaaaaaaaaaaaaaaaaaaaaaaccagaaaTATCATGACCCGTTTGTTCAGGTAGCAATTAAGATCCATTCATGTGTGACTAGGTCAAAAATCACCCAAAAGTGTACTTTTATGCATATAATAACCaatagagtaaaatgtcattttggtccctgaggtttggctaattttgcgactttcatccaaaggtttgttttttctgcatctggatccaaaaggtttaaaagcttgccattttcatccaagcTCGTTACCTCCATCCATTTTTTCCGTTAAGTCGGGGGTActtctgtcttttttgttaacttaaagagaattcggtctttttcagaggtattcggtctttttacataaagtgaaaaaagaccaaattgccctttaagttagcaagAAAGACGGAAATACCTGACTTAACGGACAAAAATTGATGGAGTTAACGAgaaggatgaaaatggcaagatttcaaatcttttggatccagatgcggaaaaaacaaacctttggacaatagtcgcaaaactggtcaaacctcagggaccaaaatggcattttactcaataaCCTAAATCATTTTGTTCAACAAGCTAGGTTAAAACTGAAACAATACAACTTTTAATCCAATTCGACACAAACTATTTACAAAGGAAACCTTTTGGGATAAAAAAACGTTGAGTaaactcaactgactcatttcaACGTGTATAAAAATGACCAATTCCGATCCGGACCCGAACCCACCCGAAAGATCAGCACATTTGCCTGTTATACCTGACTCTTGACATCCCAGATTTTAACAATAGCCCCAGAAGTGCCTGTTCCAAGAATGAGACCATCAGGATGAAAAGCTGCAGATGTGTAACCATCAGATGGAGATGAATCTTCAACCTAGagattaattaaatatataataatcttagtaaatatatattaattattgaACACTACATATttctgtgtatatatatatataaagaaaaacCTGTGCAAGGCATAAGCCGGACGATAACTCATAAAAGCACCATGAATTGTCAAGAGAAGCTGTTACGAAGTAGTTATTTGTAGCATGGACAGTCACAGCTCGCACCTGCCCAATGAACATGTGCATTTTTATTAAATCTTTAGATATTTAAAAGGGGAGTTGAGCTGTAAGCAGTATATCTTCGCCAATTTAGAATACTATTTCTTGATGACACTCAATTAGATACATAAACCcctaataattaataaaattataATACCTTTTGAAAAATAAAATGGCAGATAAAATAGCATAATTACCTCAGCTGTATGATCTTTTAGGACATGCTTACAATCATAATTTCCATTTTCAGATCCTTGCCAAACACGAACTGTCTGCGCACACAAAACGAAAAGCTTTAATGCAAAAAATAATCACAGGATTCAATAAGCATCTCAGTTTTTAGTCATCAAACATACTTAAATAAGCATTTTCTTAATGTGTTCCAGTTAAAGCAAGtgaaaaaaacaaagaaaaattcataaaaaataaaaaataatcatACGGTGTCCAAACTGCTTTAATAAGAATAGAGATTGGTGAATAAGCTTACCTTGTCAGCTGAACCAGAAACAACCAACTCCCCATCAGCCACAAACTTGACACTGGTGACCTAAAAAACAAAAGGCAACAGAAATTCAAAATAAAAATTGACAAGAACTAAACATGAAATCAAATTTAACGTTTTACCAAATAGTGAACAACACCTTCTTGGAGTGACCACTAAG of Helianthus annuus cultivar XRQ/B chromosome 1, HanXRQr2.0-SUNRISE, whole genome shotgun sequence contains these proteins:
- the LOC110877988 gene encoding pre-mRNA-processing factor 19, with amino-acid sequence MNCSISGEVPEEPVVSKTSGLLFEKRLIERHISDYGKCPVTGEALTMDDLVPIKAGKVVKPRPVQAASIPGMLGMFQNEWDALVLSAFASEQQLHTTRQELSHCLYQHDSACRVIARLKKELDEARTMLANLERQAPMPASTEVTAHASALSNGKRAVEDDELGPDGKKIRQGISARIITELTDCNAALSQQRKKRQIPPSLASLDAVERYTQLNSYPLHKTNKAGILSIDIHQSKDLIATGGVDTNAIVFNRSSGEISSTLSGHSKKVTSVKFVADGELVVSGSADKTVRVWQGSENGNYDCKHVLKDHTAEVRAVTVHATNNYFVTASLDNSWCFYELSSGLCLAQVEDSSPSDGYTSAAFHPDGLILGTGTSGAIVKIWDVKSQANVARFDGHVGAVTAISFSENGYFLATAAQDGVKLWDLRKLRNFRTFSPYDENTPTQSVEFDHSGSYLAIGGSDIRVYQVASVKSEWNCIKTFPDLSGTGKINSVRFGPDAKYIAVGSMDRNLRLFGLPGEDSATEQES